A genomic window from Rhodococcus sp. KBS0724 includes:
- a CDS encoding nuclear transport factor 2 family protein codes for MSVDITTLLAEREITRSIFEFARAMDARDWDELHRIMTSDATAELGTGTLRGPAEVVASIRSFLDDCGPTQHLIGNVLVEVVGDIATSRAYVSDMHLGTGSKAHLSFSTLGDYHDSWALIDGVWRMTHRTKHSHGVRGSIEVLGAGPSGWRR; via the coding sequence ATGAGCGTCGACATCACCACTCTTCTCGCCGAACGTGAGATCACCCGCTCCATCTTCGAGTTCGCCCGCGCCATGGACGCCCGCGATTGGGATGAACTCCACCGAATCATGACATCGGACGCCACCGCCGAACTGGGAACCGGAACTCTTCGTGGACCCGCCGAGGTGGTGGCCTCCATCCGCTCGTTTCTCGACGACTGCGGCCCCACCCAACATCTGATCGGCAACGTGCTCGTCGAGGTCGTCGGCGATATTGCCACCAGTCGAGCCTATGTCAGCGACATGCATCTGGGTACGGGCAGCAAGGCGCACCTCAGTTTTTCGACGCTGGGCGACTACCACGATTCCTGGGCACTGATCGACGGAGTCTGGCGAATGACACACCGCACCAAGCATTCCCACGGAGTACGTGGGTCAATCGAGGTTCTCGGCGCGGGCCCCAGCGGCTGGCGAAGGTAA